One Vespula pensylvanica isolate Volc-1 chromosome 3, ASM1446617v1, whole genome shotgun sequence DNA window includes the following coding sequences:
- the LOC122627751 gene encoding D-altritol 5-dehydrogenase-like, with amino-acid sequence MECLSFDPLSKTLTLKKTSIPIPKPDEVRIKVAYSGICGTDLHILEGAFTCKDDGPFVLGHEFCGTVDEIGSAVTNFKIGQRVTVDPNSGCHKCTDCHIGNYHFCRVGGLRNTIGIYRNGGWATHVLVPESQVHLIPDKVQMHQAALTEPLSCLAHGLKRIGTIHVGYQVLIIGAGIIGLFWSCLLHLRGLRNTVTISEPQEKRRKIASKLGLNYKLKEPNQLANDQFDLVVDCSGSGPAMETAMQLLKPGGCLCMFGVANPKAKMSIEPYQIFKKELSIVGVNINPHTFPRSLSLLEAMADQYLDFDKLGIKVYTLSQYREALETLKKGDISKAIFKL; translated from the exons atggaGTGTCTATCCTTTGATCCATTAAGCAAAACgcttactttaaaaaaaacttCGATTCCGATACCAAAACCCGACGAAGTGCGAATAAAAGTCGCTTACTCGGGAATTTGTGGAACAGATTTACATATCTTGGAA GGTGCATTTACATGTAAAGATGATGGTCCTTTTGTTCTTGGACATGAATTTTGTGGTACAGTTGACGAAATTGGAAGTGCTGTAACTAATTTTAAGATTGGTCAAAGAGTTACAGTAGATCCTAACAGTGGATGTCATAAATGTACCGATTGTCATATTggaaattatcatttttgcCGAGTTGGTGGATTAAGAAACACTATCGGTATTTATCGAAATGGTGGTTGGGCGACTCATGTCCTTGTTCCAGAATCTcag gTACACTTAATACCGGATAAAGTCCAAATGCATCAAGCTGCACTTACAGAACCATTATCTTGTTTGGCTCATGGATTGAAAAGGATTGGTACGATACATGTAGGATATCAAGTACTGATTATTGGTGCAGGTATTATTGGTCTTTTTTGGTCTTGCTTGTTACACTTACGTGGATTAAGAAATACGGTAACAATTAGTGAAcctcaagaaaaaagaagaaagatagctTCCAAACTTg gTTTAAATTACAAGCTAAAAGAACCTAATCAACTTGCAAACGATCAGTTTGATTTAGTAGTGGACTGTAGTGGTTCTGGTCCTGCTATGGAAACAGCTATGCAATTGTTAAAACCTGGTGGTTGTCTTTGCATGTTTGGTGTAGCTAATCCTAAAGCAAAAATGTCCATCGAACCATATCAA ATATTCAAAAAGGAACTGAGTATTGTGGGTGTGAATATAAATCCTCACACATTTCCTAGATCATTATCTCTTTTGGAAGCTATGGCTGATCAATATTtagattttgataaattagGTATTAAAGTTTATACTCTTTCCCAATACCGTGAAGCTTTGGAAACACTTAAAAAAGGTGATATCAGTAAAgctatatttaaattataa
- the LOC122627760 gene encoding uncharacterized protein LOC122627760 isoform X2 codes for MVFVVDSVFRLIFYDALIYVYLRERISTIIKLLVSMFQRFVNMDNPMNNFDWAQRLECPPTACTDPIKKTLCKGILELLWSEIGNATFTSKDVREVRKNILLYKLRHKKKDATIQCIQDISRLKAERNRLKTVSSSLKEEYEQQDFLVRQRVKHLKNIKSKYTLAKIKKALLKIKYNEVRTQLDDSNNMRLICQNLMPQTSEELNQNMLKQSLDTVTTLCFGASKREVKSKISNLLGHIKVSTLWAQLYQGLCQDVENLLKLRTLTTTENKDDLDTEDVDTNGEDIDIGIAKLCGKNIYTISRKLFFETKAKECENNVMKYITNIETSTENHIDLSEWLTLALEVKKLEAEERVLQNEIKLIQSECNDNNTITLELQRLLSEIHTIDSEIEKCVENIQRSLQLLKSAECIIKRIKNNVHTECMNLLALRADNSNFEWLNKDLTTELHIFYDVLDIRALKKIILHGEIQSFRHETCCLKEASVIMTNLNVPNIMPYFPMIKAPIYYLIDCYKNLITNNTYKNVLTPLTDEDNDLHVFIENDTIKDYDTMELLTSSQRNCSKAQEEIDAFNVALNAW; via the exons ATGGTTTTTGTAGTAGACTCAgtgtttcgtttaattttttatgacgCCTTAATTTATGTTTATCTACGAGAAAGAATATCAACTATTATTAAGTTATTGGTTTCAATG TTCCAGAGATTCGTAAATATGGACAATCCCATGAATAACTTCGATTGGGCACAAAGATTGGAATGTCCACCGACTGCATGTACAGATCCTATAAAGAAAAC ATTATGTAAAGGAATATTAGAATTGTTATGGTCTGAAATAGGTAATGCAACATTCACTAGTAAGGATGTaagagaagtaagaaaaaatatattattgtataaattaagacataaaaagaaagatgctACTATCCAATGCATACAAGATATTTCACGTTTAAAAGCAGAAAGAAATAGGCTTAAGACCGTTTCTTCGTCGTTGAAAGAAGAATACGAGCAACAAGATTTTTTGGTCCGTCAAAGAG tgaaacatttgaaaaatattaaatcaaagTATACATTGGCAAAAATCAAGAAAgcattattgaaaataaaatataacgaagtACGTACTCAACTcgatgatagtaataatatgaGACTTATATGCCAAAATTTAATGCCACAGACATCCGAagaattaaatcaaaatatgtTAAAGCAAAGTTTAGACACAGTAACTACACTTTGTTTTGGAGCAAGCAAAAGAGAG GTGAAAAGTAAGATATCAAATTTACTTGGACATATTAAAGTGTCTACATTATGGGCTCAATTATATCAAGGACTATGCCAAGATgtggaaaatttattgaaattgagAACTTTAACTACTACGGAAAATAAAGACGATCTTGACACAGAAGATGTAGATACAAATGGAGAAGACATTGATATTGGTATTGCTAAATTATGtgggaaaaatatttacacaatttcaagaaaattattttttgaaacaaaagcaaaagaatgtgaaaataatgttatgaaatatattacaaatattgag acTAGTACTGAAAATCATATTGACCTCAGCGAGTGGTTAACTTTGGCATTAGAAGTGAAAAAATTGGAAGCAGAGGAAAGAGTATTGCAGAATGAAATTAAACTGATCCAATCAGAGTGCAATGATAATAACACAATAACTTTAGAACTTCAAAGATTGTTATCGGAGATTCATACGATTGACTCGGAAATA GAGAAATGTGTTGAAAATATACAACGATCGTTACAACTGTTAAAATCTGCTGAATGCatcataaaaagaataaaaaataatgtccaTACTGAATGTATGAATCTTCTAGCTCTACGAGCTGATAATAGTAACTTCGAATGGTTAAATAAGGATTTAACGACTGaactacatatattttatgatgtCTTAGATATCAgagcattaaaaaaaataatactccATGGAGAAATTCAATCTTTCAG ACATGAAACGTGTTGCTTGAAAGAAGCGTCTGTTATAATGACAAATTTAAATGTTCCCAATATTATGCCATACTTTCCAATGATAAAAGCACCAATATATTATCTGATagattgttataaaaatttaataacaaataacacATATAAAAACGTTTTGACTCCATTAACAGATGAAGACAATGATTTACACGTTTTTATAGAAAACGATACTATTAAAGATTATGATACTATGGAATTATTGACATCGTCACAACGTAACTGTAGTAAAGCACAGGAAGAAATCGATGCATTTAATGTTGCATTAAACGCTTGGTAA
- the LOC122627760 gene encoding uncharacterized protein LOC122627760 isoform X1 produces MVFVVDSVFRLIFYDALIYVYLRERISTIIKLLVSMFQRFVNMDNPMNNFDWAQRLECPPTACTDPIKKTLCKGILELLWSEIGNATFTSKDVREVRKNILLYKLRHKKKDATIQCIQDISRLKAERNRLKTVSSSLKEEYEQQDFLVRQRVKHLKNIKSKYTLAKIKKALLKIKYNEVRTQLDDSNNMRLICQNLMPQTSEELNQNMLKQSLDTVTTLCFGASKREVKSKISNLLGHIKVSTLWAQLYQGLCQDVENLLKLRTLTTTENKDDLDTEDVDTNGEDIDIGIAKLCGKNIYTISRKLFFETKAKECENNVMKYITNIETSTENHIDLSEWLTLALEVKKLEAEERVLQNEIKLIQSECNDNNTITLELQRLLSEIHTIDSEIEKCVENIQRSLQLLKSAECIIKRIKNNVHTECMNLLALRADNSNFEWLNKDLTTELHIFYDVLDIRALKKIILHGEIQSFRHETCCLKEASVIMTNLNVPNIMPYFPMIKAPIYYLIDCYKNLITNNTYKNVLTPLTDEDNDLHVFIENDTIKDYDTMELLTSSQRNCSKAQEEIDAFNVALNAWSNQTVQEVMALVDKTVDDLTFTEWMQRYTLLLYMIDSANNK; encoded by the exons ATGGTTTTTGTAGTAGACTCAgtgtttcgtttaattttttatgacgCCTTAATTTATGTTTATCTACGAGAAAGAATATCAACTATTATTAAGTTATTGGTTTCAATG TTCCAGAGATTCGTAAATATGGACAATCCCATGAATAACTTCGATTGGGCACAAAGATTGGAATGTCCACCGACTGCATGTACAGATCCTATAAAGAAAAC ATTATGTAAAGGAATATTAGAATTGTTATGGTCTGAAATAGGTAATGCAACATTCACTAGTAAGGATGTaagagaagtaagaaaaaatatattattgtataaattaagacataaaaagaaagatgctACTATCCAATGCATACAAGATATTTCACGTTTAAAAGCAGAAAGAAATAGGCTTAAGACCGTTTCTTCGTCGTTGAAAGAAGAATACGAGCAACAAGATTTTTTGGTCCGTCAAAGAG tgaaacatttgaaaaatattaaatcaaagTATACATTGGCAAAAATCAAGAAAgcattattgaaaataaaatataacgaagtACGTACTCAACTcgatgatagtaataatatgaGACTTATATGCCAAAATTTAATGCCACAGACATCCGAagaattaaatcaaaatatgtTAAAGCAAAGTTTAGACACAGTAACTACACTTTGTTTTGGAGCAAGCAAAAGAGAG GTGAAAAGTAAGATATCAAATTTACTTGGACATATTAAAGTGTCTACATTATGGGCTCAATTATATCAAGGACTATGCCAAGATgtggaaaatttattgaaattgagAACTTTAACTACTACGGAAAATAAAGACGATCTTGACACAGAAGATGTAGATACAAATGGAGAAGACATTGATATTGGTATTGCTAAATTATGtgggaaaaatatttacacaatttcaagaaaattattttttgaaacaaaagcaaaagaatgtgaaaataatgttatgaaatatattacaaatattgag acTAGTACTGAAAATCATATTGACCTCAGCGAGTGGTTAACTTTGGCATTAGAAGTGAAAAAATTGGAAGCAGAGGAAAGAGTATTGCAGAATGAAATTAAACTGATCCAATCAGAGTGCAATGATAATAACACAATAACTTTAGAACTTCAAAGATTGTTATCGGAGATTCATACGATTGACTCGGAAATA GAGAAATGTGTTGAAAATATACAACGATCGTTACAACTGTTAAAATCTGCTGAATGCatcataaaaagaataaaaaataatgtccaTACTGAATGTATGAATCTTCTAGCTCTACGAGCTGATAATAGTAACTTCGAATGGTTAAATAAGGATTTAACGACTGaactacatatattttatgatgtCTTAGATATCAgagcattaaaaaaaataatactccATGGAGAAATTCAATCTTTCAG ACATGAAACGTGTTGCTTGAAAGAAGCGTCTGTTATAATGACAAATTTAAATGTTCCCAATATTATGCCATACTTTCCAATGATAAAAGCACCAATATATTATCTGATagattgttataaaaatttaataacaaataacacATATAAAAACGTTTTGACTCCATTAACAGATGAAGACAATGATTTACACGTTTTTATAGAAAACGATACTATTAAAGATTATGATACTATGGAATTATTGACATCGTCACAACGTAACTGTAGTAAAGCACAGGAAGAAATCGATGCATTTAATGTTGCATTAAACGCTTG gaGTAATCAAACCGTTCAAGAAGTTATGGCTCTCGTAGATAAAACCGTAGACGATTTAACATTTACAGAATGGATGCAAAGATATACTTTACTGTTATACATGATTGATAGTGCTAATAATAAgtga
- the LOC122627760 gene encoding uncharacterized protein LOC122627760 isoform X3: protein MDNPMNNFDWAQRLECPPTACTDPIKKTLCKGILELLWSEIGNATFTSKDVREVRKNILLYKLRHKKKDATIQCIQDISRLKAERNRLKTVSSSLKEEYEQQDFLVRQRVKHLKNIKSKYTLAKIKKALLKIKYNEVRTQLDDSNNMRLICQNLMPQTSEELNQNMLKQSLDTVTTLCFGASKREVKSKISNLLGHIKVSTLWAQLYQGLCQDVENLLKLRTLTTTENKDDLDTEDVDTNGEDIDIGIAKLCGKNIYTISRKLFFETKAKECENNVMKYITNIETSTENHIDLSEWLTLALEVKKLEAEERVLQNEIKLIQSECNDNNTITLELQRLLSEIHTIDSEIEKCVENIQRSLQLLKSAECIIKRIKNNVHTECMNLLALRADNSNFEWLNKDLTTELHIFYDVLDIRALKKIILHGEIQSFRHETCCLKEASVIMTNLNVPNIMPYFPMIKAPIYYLIDCYKNLITNNTYKNVLTPLTDEDNDLHVFIENDTIKDYDTMELLTSSQRNCSKAQEEIDAFNVALNAWSNQTVQEVMALVDKTVDDLTFTEWMQRYTLLLYMIDSANNK, encoded by the exons ATGGACAATCCCATGAATAACTTCGATTGGGCACAAAGATTGGAATGTCCACCGACTGCATGTACAGATCCTATAAAGAAAAC ATTATGTAAAGGAATATTAGAATTGTTATGGTCTGAAATAGGTAATGCAACATTCACTAGTAAGGATGTaagagaagtaagaaaaaatatattattgtataaattaagacataaaaagaaagatgctACTATCCAATGCATACAAGATATTTCACGTTTAAAAGCAGAAAGAAATAGGCTTAAGACCGTTTCTTCGTCGTTGAAAGAAGAATACGAGCAACAAGATTTTTTGGTCCGTCAAAGAG tgaaacatttgaaaaatattaaatcaaagTATACATTGGCAAAAATCAAGAAAgcattattgaaaataaaatataacgaagtACGTACTCAACTcgatgatagtaataatatgaGACTTATATGCCAAAATTTAATGCCACAGACATCCGAagaattaaatcaaaatatgtTAAAGCAAAGTTTAGACACAGTAACTACACTTTGTTTTGGAGCAAGCAAAAGAGAG GTGAAAAGTAAGATATCAAATTTACTTGGACATATTAAAGTGTCTACATTATGGGCTCAATTATATCAAGGACTATGCCAAGATgtggaaaatttattgaaattgagAACTTTAACTACTACGGAAAATAAAGACGATCTTGACACAGAAGATGTAGATACAAATGGAGAAGACATTGATATTGGTATTGCTAAATTATGtgggaaaaatatttacacaatttcaagaaaattattttttgaaacaaaagcaaaagaatgtgaaaataatgttatgaaatatattacaaatattgag acTAGTACTGAAAATCATATTGACCTCAGCGAGTGGTTAACTTTGGCATTAGAAGTGAAAAAATTGGAAGCAGAGGAAAGAGTATTGCAGAATGAAATTAAACTGATCCAATCAGAGTGCAATGATAATAACACAATAACTTTAGAACTTCAAAGATTGTTATCGGAGATTCATACGATTGACTCGGAAATA GAGAAATGTGTTGAAAATATACAACGATCGTTACAACTGTTAAAATCTGCTGAATGCatcataaaaagaataaaaaataatgtccaTACTGAATGTATGAATCTTCTAGCTCTACGAGCTGATAATAGTAACTTCGAATGGTTAAATAAGGATTTAACGACTGaactacatatattttatgatgtCTTAGATATCAgagcattaaaaaaaataatactccATGGAGAAATTCAATCTTTCAG ACATGAAACGTGTTGCTTGAAAGAAGCGTCTGTTATAATGACAAATTTAAATGTTCCCAATATTATGCCATACTTTCCAATGATAAAAGCACCAATATATTATCTGATagattgttataaaaatttaataacaaataacacATATAAAAACGTTTTGACTCCATTAACAGATGAAGACAATGATTTACACGTTTTTATAGAAAACGATACTATTAAAGATTATGATACTATGGAATTATTGACATCGTCACAACGTAACTGTAGTAAAGCACAGGAAGAAATCGATGCATTTAATGTTGCATTAAACGCTTG gaGTAATCAAACCGTTCAAGAAGTTATGGCTCTCGTAGATAAAACCGTAGACGATTTAACATTTACAGAATGGATGCAAAGATATACTTTACTGTTATACATGATTGATAGTGCTAATAATAAgtga